A part of Aquibium oceanicum genomic DNA contains:
- a CDS encoding endonuclease domain-containing protein — protein MPHTPPPPSNRSRARSMRKRMTDAELKLWNEVRAHRLMGLGFRRQFPIGSYVVDFACPPKRLIVEIDGSQHGEDENARRDAVRTRFLEQDGWTVLRVWNYDVLRDIDGVCMHIVTMAGLAAPRLPGGRPSPEGEGNRESHP, from the coding sequence ATGCCGCACACACCTCCGCCTCCAAGCAACCGTTCCCGCGCCCGGTCGATGCGCAAACGCATGACCGACGCCGAACTGAAGCTCTGGAACGAAGTCAGGGCGCACCGACTGATGGGTCTGGGCTTTCGTCGCCAGTTTCCGATCGGCTCCTACGTGGTCGACTTCGCCTGTCCGCCGAAGCGGCTGATCGTGGAGATTGACGGCTCGCAGCACGGCGAAGATGAAAACGCGCGCCGGGATGCGGTCCGCACGCGGTTTCTGGAGCAGGACGGCTGGACCGTGCTCCGCGTCTGGAACTACGACGTGCTGCGCGACATCGACGGCGTCTGCATGCATATTGTGACGATGGCCGGCCTCGCAGCACCGCGACTGCCCGGCGGCCGTCCTTCCCCCGAGGGGGAGGGGAACAGGGAGAGCCATCCATGA
- a CDS encoding GFA family protein, which yields MSLDNTPRYSGGCQCGAVRFRVTGALGDASVCHCRMCQKAAGNFYLPLVAIGKARLEWTRGEPKKFRSSSEVFRGFCAECGTPLTFEAPDGVALAIAAFDKPEEIAPTIQWGTEGKLPYVDTIHELPGKDTMADLPSAHYLSDLVSYQHPDHDTDEGWRPGDDK from the coding sequence ATGAGCCTCGACAACACCCCGCGCTATTCCGGCGGCTGCCAGTGCGGCGCGGTGCGATTTCGCGTCACCGGCGCGCTCGGCGATGCCTCGGTGTGCCACTGCCGCATGTGCCAGAAAGCCGCCGGCAATTTCTACCTGCCGCTGGTGGCCATCGGAAAGGCCAGGCTCGAATGGACGCGCGGCGAGCCGAAGAAATTCCGCTCCTCCAGCGAGGTCTTCCGAGGCTTCTGCGCCGAGTGCGGCACGCCGCTCACCTTCGAGGCGCCGGACGGCGTCGCCCTGGCCATCGCCGCCTTCGACAAGCCCGAGGAGATCGCGCCGACGATCCAGTGGGGCACGGAGGGCAAGCTGCCCTACGTCGACACGATCCACGAACTGCCGGGAAAGGACACGATGGCCGACCTGCCGTCAGCCCACTACCTCAGCGATCTCGTCTCCTACCAGCACCCCGATCACGACACCGACGAGGGCTGGCGCCCCGGAGACGACAAATGA
- the pip gene encoding prolyl aminopeptidase, producing the protein MTLRTLYPEIEPFETGMLEVGDGHTIYWERAGTKGAKPAVFLHGGPGGGIAPAHRRLFDPARYDVILFDQRGCGRSTPHAELEANTTWRLVADIERLREIAGFDKWLVFGGSWGSTLALAYAETYTERVSELVLRGIYTLTRAELSWYYQFGVSEMFPDKWERFQAPIPEDERHDMMGAYRKRLTSPDKAVQLEAAKAWSLWEGETITLLPEPATSGKFGEDDFAIAFARIENHFFVHSGWLEEGQLIRDAHRLAGIAGVIVHGRYDMPCPARYAWALHKAWPDAEFHLIEGAGHAYSEPGILDRLIRATDEFAGKGSA; encoded by the coding sequence ATGACCCTGCGAACGCTCTATCCCGAGATCGAGCCCTTCGAGACCGGCATGCTGGAGGTCGGCGACGGCCACACCATCTACTGGGAGCGCGCGGGCACGAAGGGCGCCAAGCCCGCCGTCTTCCTGCACGGCGGCCCCGGCGGCGGCATCGCGCCGGCGCACCGTCGGCTCTTCGATCCCGCTCGCTACGACGTCATCCTGTTCGACCAGCGCGGCTGCGGCCGCTCCACCCCGCATGCCGAGCTCGAGGCCAACACCACCTGGCGGCTGGTGGCCGACATCGAGCGCCTGCGCGAGATTGCCGGCTTCGACAAGTGGCTCGTCTTCGGCGGCTCCTGGGGCTCCACGCTGGCGCTCGCCTATGCCGAAACCTATACGGAGCGGGTCAGCGAACTCGTGCTGCGCGGCATCTATACGCTGACGCGCGCGGAACTCTCCTGGTACTATCAGTTCGGCGTCTCGGAAATGTTCCCCGACAAGTGGGAGCGCTTCCAGGCGCCGATCCCGGAAGACGAGCGCCACGACATGATGGGCGCATACCGAAAACGCCTCACTAGCCCCGACAAGGCCGTGCAGCTCGAAGCCGCGAAGGCCTGGAGCCTGTGGGAAGGCGAGACCATCACGCTGCTGCCGGAGCCCGCGACCAGCGGGAAGTTCGGCGAGGACGACTTCGCCATCGCCTTCGCCCGCATCGAGAACCACTTCTTCGTCCATTCCGGCTGGCTGGAGGAAGGTCAGCTGATCCGCGACGCCCATAGGCTCGCCGGCATCGCAGGCGTCATCGTCCACGGCCGCTACGACATGCCCTGTCCGGCGCGCTATGCATGGGCGCTGCACAAGGCCTGGCCCGACGCCGAGTTCCACCTGATCGAAGGCGCCGGCCACGCCTACTCCGAACCCGGCATCCTCGACCGGCTGATCCGGGCGACGGACGAGTTCGCGGGGAAAGGCTCGGCATGA
- the cimA gene encoding citramalate synthase produces MKSRLYLFDTTLRDGQQTPGIDFSVEDKIAIAAMLDAFGIDYVEGGYPGANPTDTAFFSGKRTTRAKFVAFGMTKRVGVSASNDPGLAGLLQSQSDAICYVAKSWDYHVRVALGCTEDENLDAIRASVEAARDAGKEAMVDCEHFFDGYKANPGYALACAKAAHEAGARWVVLCDTNGGTLPSEVRAIVARVIAEGIPGENLGIHAHDDTGQAVANSLAAVEAGVRQIQGTLNGIGERCGNANLITLIPTLVLKPAFADRFTTGISAEALKGISRLSRAFDELLNRAPDTQSPYVGSSAFATKAGIHASAILKEPETYEHVPPETVGNRRRVMVSDQGGRANFVAELKRRGIEVARADHRLDTLIALVKEREAQGYAYEGADASFELLARNTLGTVPKFFDVTSFRCMIERRFDANGQLKTVSEAIVKIEVDGEERMSVAEGHGPVNALDIALRKDLGKLQAEIEDMELVDFKVRILNGGTEAVTRVLIESRDATGARWWTVGVSDNIIDASFQALMDSIVYKLMKNREMAGLVAAE; encoded by the coding sequence ATGAAATCCCGCCTCTACCTCTTCGACACCACCCTCCGGGACGGCCAGCAGACGCCGGGCATCGACTTCTCCGTCGAGGACAAGATCGCCATCGCAGCCATGCTCGACGCCTTCGGCATCGACTATGTCGAGGGCGGCTATCCGGGCGCCAACCCGACCGACACGGCCTTCTTCTCGGGCAAGCGCACGACCCGCGCGAAGTTCGTCGCCTTCGGCATGACCAAGCGCGTCGGCGTGTCGGCCTCCAACGATCCAGGGCTCGCCGGCCTCCTCCAGTCGCAGTCGGACGCGATCTGCTACGTCGCCAAGAGCTGGGACTATCATGTCCGCGTCGCGCTAGGGTGCACGGAGGACGAGAACCTCGACGCCATCCGCGCCTCCGTCGAGGCCGCGCGCGACGCCGGCAAGGAGGCGATGGTCGACTGCGAGCACTTCTTCGACGGCTACAAGGCCAATCCCGGCTATGCGCTCGCCTGCGCCAAAGCCGCCCATGAGGCCGGCGCGCGCTGGGTGGTGCTGTGCGACACCAATGGCGGCACCTTGCCGTCGGAGGTGCGCGCCATCGTCGCCAGGGTGATCGCGGAAGGCATTCCGGGCGAAAACCTCGGCATCCACGCCCATGACGACACCGGCCAGGCGGTGGCCAATTCGCTGGCCGCGGTCGAGGCCGGCGTGCGCCAGATCCAGGGCACGCTGAACGGCATCGGCGAGCGCTGCGGCAACGCCAATCTGATCACGCTGATCCCGACCTTGGTGCTGAAGCCCGCCTTCGCCGACCGCTTCACCACCGGCATTTCGGCCGAGGCGCTGAAAGGCATCTCGCGCCTGTCGCGCGCCTTCGACGAACTCCTGAACCGCGCACCCGACACGCAGTCGCCCTATGTCGGTTCCTCCGCCTTCGCCACCAAGGCCGGCATCCATGCCTCGGCCATCCTGAAGGAGCCGGAGACCTACGAGCACGTGCCCCCCGAGACGGTCGGCAACCGCCGCCGGGTCATGGTCTCGGACCAGGGCGGCCGCGCCAATTTCGTCGCCGAGCTGAAACGCCGCGGCATCGAGGTCGCCCGCGCCGACCATCGGCTCGACACGCTGATCGCTCTGGTTAAGGAGCGCGAAGCGCAGGGCTATGCCTACGAGGGCGCCGACGCCTCCTTCGAACTCCTGGCGCGGAATACGCTCGGAACGGTGCCGAAATTCTTCGACGTCACGTCCTTCCGCTGCATGATCGAGCGCCGCTTCGACGCCAACGGCCAGCTGAAGACGGTCTCGGAAGCCATCGTGAAGATCGAGGTCGATGGCGAGGAGCGCATGTCGGTCGCCGAAGGCCACGGCCCGGTCAACGCCCTCGACATTGCGCTGCGCAAGGATCTCGGAAAACTCCAGGCCGAGATCGAGGACATGGAGCTGGTCGACTTCAAGGTCCGTATCCTCAACGGCGGCACCGAGGCCGTGACCCGCGTCCTCATCGAATCCCGCGACGCCACCGGCGCCCGCTGGTGGACCGTCGGCGTCTCCGACAACATCATCGACGCCTCCTTCCAGGCCCTGATGGATTCGATCGTCTACAAGCTGATGAAGAACCGCGAGATGGCGGGGCTGGTCGCGGCGGAGTAA
- the rarD gene encoding EamA family transporter RarD, whose amino-acid sequence MTAETSSEGAARGFVYALFAYGFWGALPLFMKLLAHIPAVEVVAHRIVWSVPIAGAVILALGRTADLKRALRSPRTIALAALTAGLITVNWGLYVWAIAVDRAVETSLGYYINPLVSVVLGAVLLKERLSRAQIAAVALAAVAVVILTVEAGGLPWVSLALAFSFAAYGFLRKTLPIGPSQGFFLEVLILALPALAYVVWLGATGQGHFVLSNPNDVALLLLCGPTTAVPLLFYAFGAKLLRLSTLGIMQYVAPTGIFLIAVFVFGEPFGQARAAAFGLIWIALAIYTWSMATQAKSNRDAAQAFEHRGG is encoded by the coding sequence ATGACTGCCGAAACATCCTCCGAAGGCGCCGCGCGCGGCTTTGTCTATGCCCTTTTCGCCTATGGCTTTTGGGGCGCGCTGCCGCTCTTCATGAAGCTATTGGCCCATATCCCGGCGGTCGAGGTGGTGGCGCACCGCATCGTCTGGTCGGTGCCGATCGCCGGCGCGGTGATCCTGGCGCTGGGCCGCACCGCCGACCTGAAGCGCGCTTTGCGCTCCCCGCGCACCATCGCGCTGGCGGCGCTGACGGCGGGGCTGATCACCGTCAACTGGGGGCTCTACGTCTGGGCGATCGCCGTCGACCGGGCGGTGGAGACCTCGCTCGGCTACTACATCAATCCGCTGGTCAGCGTCGTTCTGGGTGCCGTGCTGCTCAAGGAGCGGCTGAGCCGGGCACAGATCGCCGCCGTGGCACTCGCAGCGGTCGCGGTTGTGATCCTGACGGTGGAAGCCGGCGGCCTGCCGTGGGTATCGCTGGCGCTCGCCTTCTCCTTTGCCGCCTACGGCTTCCTGCGCAAGACCCTGCCGATCGGTCCGAGCCAGGGGTTCTTCCTCGAAGTGCTGATCCTCGCTTTGCCGGCGCTCGCCTACGTGGTGTGGCTGGGCGCGACGGGGCAGGGGCATTTCGTGTTGTCGAACCCGAACGACGTCGCGCTGCTCCTCCTGTGCGGACCGACGACCGCCGTGCCGCTCCTGTTCTACGCCTTCGGCGCCAAGCTGCTGCGGCTCTCCACCCTGGGCATCATGCAGTACGTCGCGCCGACAGGCATCTTCCTGATCGCTGTCTTCGTCTTCGGCGAACCGTTCGGCCAGGCCCGCGCCGCCGCCTTCGGGCTCATCTGGATCGCGCTCGCGATCTACACCTGGTCCATGGCCACGCAGGCGAAATCGAACCGCGACGCCGCGCAGGCCTTCGAACATCGTGGAGGATAA
- a CDS encoding glutathione S-transferase family protein yields the protein MYELVIANKNYSSWSLRPWVLMRARNIPFTERQIPFPGGDSYPTYKPLSPNGRVPCLIDAGRPVWDSLAIVEYLAERHPGLWPQDAEARAWSRCAAAEMHSSFQTLRDICTMNCGIRVKLNDRPAALERDVARIGELWNEGLSRFGGPYLAGDTFTGADAFYAPVAFRALTYGLAFEGAASAYVERMLAEPAMREWYEAALAETWREEAHEEEAHAVGEWIEDLRATA from the coding sequence GTGTACGAACTCGTCATCGCCAACAAGAACTACTCGTCCTGGTCGCTGCGCCCCTGGGTGCTCATGCGGGCGAGAAACATCCCCTTCACCGAGCGCCAGATCCCGTTCCCCGGCGGCGACAGCTACCCGACCTACAAGCCGCTTTCGCCAAACGGCCGCGTGCCGTGCCTCATCGATGCCGGCCGCCCGGTCTGGGATTCTCTCGCCATCGTGGAATACCTCGCCGAGCGGCATCCGGGCCTCTGGCCGCAAGACGCGGAAGCCCGCGCCTGGTCGCGCTGCGCCGCCGCCGAGATGCACTCGTCCTTCCAGACGCTGCGTGATATCTGCACCATGAACTGCGGCATCCGCGTAAAACTGAACGACCGTCCCGCCGCGCTGGAGCGTGACGTCGCCCGCATCGGCGAACTCTGGAACGAGGGCCTGTCGCGCTTCGGCGGCCCGTACCTTGCCGGCGACACCTTCACCGGCGCCGACGCCTTCTACGCCCCCGTCGCCTTCCGCGCGCTCACCTACGGCTTGGCCTTCGAAGGCGCCGCGTCGGCGTATGTCGAGCGCATGCTCGCCGAACCGGCCATGCGCGAATGGTACGAAGCGGCGCTGGCCGAAACCTGGCGCGAGGAAGCCCATGAGGAGGAGGCGCACGCCGTCGGCGAATGGATCGAGGATCTTCGCGCGACGGCGTGA
- a CDS encoding tautomerase family protein — MPFVHIRIAGSPLSSNQTRVLQAGATTLMADIMRKKVELTAVLVEQPEVGGWSIGGVPVFLEAHLEVKVTAGTNTKDEKARFVEQAHRLLGQVLGKTLPVATYVVVDEIAPDAWGYDGRTQASRKKAADSVVTRPERSRMNDLFAIAAVMGDAMRLLTF, encoded by the coding sequence GTGCCCTTCGTCCACATCCGCATCGCGGGAAGCCCGCTTTCGTCAAATCAGACACGGGTTCTTCAGGCCGGCGCGACGACGCTGATGGCCGACATCATGCGCAAGAAAGTCGAACTCACGGCCGTTCTCGTCGAGCAGCCGGAGGTCGGCGGCTGGAGCATCGGCGGCGTTCCCGTTTTCCTTGAGGCCCATCTGGAGGTGAAGGTCACCGCCGGCACGAATACGAAAGACGAGAAGGCGCGGTTCGTCGAGCAGGCTCATCGCCTGTTGGGGCAAGTGCTGGGCAAGACCCTGCCCGTCGCGACCTATGTCGTGGTCGACGAGATCGCCCCCGACGCATGGGGCTATGATGGCCGCACCCAAGCATCCCGCAAGAAGGCCGCGGACAGCGTGGTGACGCGGCCGGAACGGTCGCGCATGAACGACCTGTTCGCCATCGCCGCTGTGATGGGGGATGCGATGCGGTTGCTGACCTTCTAA
- a CDS encoding LysR substrate-binding domain-containing protein, with the protein MVRPFLNLDMDVLRTFVTGMDLGSFAKAADRLGRSTSAISLQLRKLEYQVGQPLVRKQGRHLVLTEAGETLMGYARRILSLNDEARLALSGVGALEGWIRVGVPQDFAETWLPALLARFGGAHPKVRVEARVERGSVMVEAVRSGKLDFALTWGRLDDPDCEIIGRRDIVWIGARDDWKAPEGPLPLVAFDPPCAFRKAATPALDAAGLEWRHAFASPSLAGLWAAVTAGLGVTPRTIEGMPRHLGVLAHETSGLPELGSIELAIHRHPEGMSEPAAELRELLVDVIKR; encoded by the coding sequence ATGGTTCGACCGTTCCTCAATCTCGATATGGATGTGCTTCGCACGTTCGTGACCGGCATGGATTTGGGAAGCTTCGCCAAGGCCGCCGATCGCCTTGGCCGTTCCACCTCCGCTATCAGCCTTCAGCTCCGCAAGCTGGAGTACCAGGTCGGTCAGCCGCTCGTGCGCAAGCAGGGGCGCCATCTCGTCTTGACCGAGGCGGGCGAAACGCTGATGGGCTATGCGCGCCGCATTCTCAGTCTCAACGACGAAGCGAGGCTGGCTCTGAGCGGGGTGGGTGCCCTGGAAGGATGGATCCGGGTCGGTGTCCCCCAGGATTTCGCGGAAACCTGGCTTCCGGCGCTCCTTGCCCGTTTCGGGGGGGCGCATCCGAAGGTTCGGGTCGAAGCGCGGGTTGAGCGTGGCTCGGTCATGGTCGAGGCCGTGCGTTCGGGAAAGCTCGATTTCGCGCTGACATGGGGTCGGCTGGACGACCCCGATTGCGAGATCATCGGCCGGCGCGACATCGTCTGGATCGGTGCGCGGGATGATTGGAAAGCGCCGGAGGGGCCGTTGCCGCTCGTGGCCTTCGATCCGCCCTGCGCCTTTCGAAAGGCCGCCACGCCCGCCCTGGATGCGGCGGGGCTGGAGTGGAGACACGCTTTCGCCAGCCCCAGCCTCGCGGGGCTCTGGGCGGCGGTCACCGCGGGGCTCGGTGTTACCCCCCGCACCATCGAGGGAATGCCGCGCCACCTCGGCGTTCTCGCGCACGAAACCTCGGGGCTGCCCGAACTGGGATCGATCGAACTGGCAATCCATCGCCACCCTGAAGGCATGAGCGAGCCCGCAGCGGAGCTGAGGGAACTCCTGGTCGACGTGATCAAGCGCTGA
- a CDS encoding cupin domain-containing protein, with amino-acid sequence MRTILTALSCALAASAPALAHEPLSWNGSQFEVLLDADESRGSIGIFTETVPAPAGPPVHVHHDADEILYLLEGEARVLADGHESNLKTGELAFVPKGAEHTFRVTSKEGGKLLIIVTPAGFEGFFAQVAAKGLKLPEDMERINELAADYNMRNIAPPLSAE; translated from the coding sequence ATGCGAACAATCCTCACTGCACTTTCCTGCGCTCTGGCTGCGAGCGCCCCCGCGCTGGCGCACGAACCGCTTTCCTGGAACGGGTCGCAATTCGAGGTCTTGCTCGACGCGGACGAAAGCCGCGGCAGTATCGGCATCTTCACGGAGACTGTGCCGGCGCCCGCCGGCCCGCCCGTCCACGTTCACCACGACGCCGACGAGATCCTCTACCTGCTCGAGGGGGAAGCGCGCGTCCTTGCTGACGGCCATGAAAGCAATCTGAAGACTGGCGAACTGGCCTTCGTGCCGAAGGGGGCAGAACACACCTTTCGGGTGACAAGCAAGGAAGGCGGGAAGCTGCTCATCATCGTCACGCCAGCCGGCTTCGAAGGCTTTTTCGCGCAGGTCGCGGCGAAAGGCCTGAAGCTGCCGGAGGACATGGAGCGCATCAACGAACTCGCCGCCGACTACAATATGCGCAACATCGCCCCACCGTTGTCGGCGGAATAG
- a CDS encoding winged helix-turn-helix domain-containing protein — translation MDARTLTGAAGEPVDLRYQSMSVLLALARRRGETLSRQALIKTVWPAAHVSDDSLSQCIADIRRAIGDDGRRLLETVPREGYRLNEEVVTNPRRWRLAAIATGAMLVVVAAIVGDRFDFGPAADRGAAVVAVLPFDDVSDADHVGFLSDALAEGIITDLARFPQFRVIARNSSFQFRKGRRTSATSARSLALTTWSKAVSSMTARRCGLPFS, via the coding sequence ATGGATGCGCGCACGCTGACGGGCGCGGCGGGTGAGCCGGTGGACCTGCGCTACCAGTCGATGAGCGTACTGCTGGCGCTCGCACGCAGGCGCGGCGAGACTCTGTCGCGGCAGGCGCTGATCAAGACGGTATGGCCTGCAGCGCATGTGAGCGACGACAGCCTGTCGCAATGTATCGCCGATATCCGCCGGGCGATTGGCGACGACGGCAGGCGGCTTTTGGAAACGGTGCCGCGCGAGGGCTACCGCCTGAACGAGGAGGTCGTGACAAATCCACGCCGATGGCGCCTCGCCGCGATTGCGACGGGCGCGATGCTGGTCGTCGTCGCGGCAATTGTCGGCGACCGGTTTGACTTCGGCCCGGCCGCCGACAGGGGGGCGGCCGTCGTCGCGGTCCTTCCCTTCGACGATGTGAGCGACGCCGACCATGTCGGATTTCTAAGCGACGCGCTCGCCGAGGGGATCATCACCGACCTGGCGCGGTTTCCGCAGTTCAGGGTCATCGCGCGCAATTCGAGCTTCCAGTTTCGCAAGGGTCGACGGACATCCGCGACCTCGGCGCGAAGCTTGGCGCTGACTACGTGGTCGAAGGCAGTCAGCAGTATGACGGCACGTCGGTGCGGGCTACCGTTCAGCTGA
- a CDS encoding tetratricopeptide repeat protein, with the protein MRQVASAVGGMVLGQIPARNTRGQVGAMLRGLHARNLMTTPTREHWQEAFALEQSSMRDFPDSPWGYIGSALMLLNGSFQGFIDRPRDEVLDEAEDLAERALAMAPDNYMGHYTAARVLATRGHFREALRQFEEAARLNPSDPLVLIAMSMPLLFTGDTERAKAILEHARSVDPLHGDWLLVQLGWAHWQAGECEKGLDAMHRMASPPVSSLTMLASLQICTGDTAQARETIAALLEARPDYSIQEEIRINPSDWKPDGTLERWLDGLRQAGLPG; encoded by the coding sequence GTGCGCCAAGTCGCCTCGGCGGTCGGGGGAATGGTGCTGGGCCAGATACCCGCACGGAATACAAGGGGACAGGTCGGCGCGATGTTGCGCGGGCTGCATGCGCGCAACCTGATGACGACGCCGACACGGGAGCATTGGCAAGAGGCATTCGCGCTGGAACAATCCTCGATGCGCGACTTTCCGGATTCGCCATGGGGTTACATCGGGTCGGCCCTGATGCTCCTCAACGGCTCTTTCCAAGGCTTTATCGACCGGCCGCGAGACGAAGTTCTCGATGAGGCAGAAGACCTCGCGGAACGGGCACTTGCCATGGCGCCGGATAACTACATGGGCCACTATACGGCAGCACGGGTGCTCGCCACGCGCGGGCACTTCCGCGAGGCGCTGCGGCAATTCGAAGAAGCGGCACGGCTCAACCCATCCGATCCGCTCGTCCTGATCGCGATGTCGATGCCGCTGCTGTTCACAGGCGACACGGAGCGGGCGAAGGCGATCCTCGAGCACGCGCGTTCCGTCGACCCGCTGCACGGCGACTGGCTGCTCGTTCAGCTCGGATGGGCGCATTGGCAGGCGGGCGAATGCGAAAAGGGACTGGATGCCATGCACCGGATGGCCTCTCCGCCTGTCTCGTCACTGACCATGCTGGCCAGTCTCCAGATTTGCACCGGCGATACGGCTCAGGCGCGCGAAACGATCGCGGCATTGCTTGAGGCGCGGCCCGACTACTCCATTCAGGAGGAGATCAGGATCAACCCGTCCGACTGGAAGCCGGACGGCACGTTGGAACGCTGGCTCGACGGTCTGCGCCAAGCCGGCCTGCCCGGCTAA
- a CDS encoding TIGR00730 family Rossman fold protein translates to MNTIRSVCVYCGSSPGRGGVYTEAGHTLGRAMAEAGMRLVYGGGTKGIMGAVAEGALSAGGGVTGIIPRFLINKERTADELERLDELITTEDMHERKHLMFERSDAFVALPGGIGTLEEIVEIMTWAQLGRHRKPIVFANIDGFWNPMITLLDHMREEGFVHTGHLVQPLIIDAVEDIVPGLIAAGRPIADEAEGDEAVIERL, encoded by the coding sequence ATGAACACGATTCGATCCGTCTGCGTTTACTGCGGCTCCTCCCCCGGCAGGGGCGGCGTCTACACCGAGGCCGGCCATACGCTGGGCCGCGCAATGGCCGAGGCCGGCATGCGCCTCGTCTACGGCGGCGGGACCAAGGGCATCATGGGCGCGGTGGCGGAGGGCGCGCTGTCGGCCGGCGGCGGCGTCACCGGCATCATCCCGCGCTTCCTGATCAACAAGGAACGCACGGCCGACGAACTCGAACGGCTCGACGAACTCATCACCACCGAGGACATGCACGAGCGCAAGCACCTGATGTTCGAACGATCCGACGCCTTCGTCGCGCTGCCCGGCGGCATCGGCACGCTGGAGGAGATCGTCGAGATCATGACCTGGGCGCAGCTCGGCCGGCACCGCAAGCCGATCGTCTTCGCCAATATCGACGGCTTCTGGAACCCGATGATCACGCTGCTCGACCACATGCGCGAGGAAGGCTTCGTCCACACCGGCCACCTGGTGCAGCCGCTGATCATCGACGCGGTGGAGGACATCGTGCCGGGATTGATCGCGGCGGGGCGACCGATCGCGGACGAGGCGGAAGGGGACGAGGCGGTGATCGAGCGGCTTTGA